One genomic window of Polyangium aurulentum includes the following:
- a CDS encoding ATP-binding domain-containing protein: MTAKPTAQPLAKGVEPISKDPAASPETSDEGLEDAIVREEEALLKRVREHLATARPSRPPPTEDYEEQLVSLRDQIAASRLEDVPALVQQMERIAGVAARRAEVVSEPVDPRSPYFGHLRLRERGRPDRDVLIGRTTHVDARAGVRIVDWRHAPVSQLYYRYEEGAEYEETFGDREVEGKVLARRTVTIDEGELYRISSPQGTFVRGEKGYRKLEARATELSGGQGKAVRPEDMKGALGTGAAFAAKEDRHLPEIAALLDPRQFELISRPDSGIVVIQGGAGSGKTTIGVHRMAFLAYNARQRFTPDKMLVIVGSPALRAYIGEVLPALGIGAVTVETFSEWARVTRQRTYPWLEVPVEENTPSAVTRYKTHPALLRLLEQRAVAYREDPSTRKDSRGILYFWADVLTDKASVEAAFAQANDPEFGLDKVRQAWRWCAERCPAVLDRDPGDRTERKAAMAEEPPEEEAEEKRLGADDRPVEEDERALLDPEDDALLLRAYQLIKGELKKGKQPLVYEHLFVDEAQDLAPLDLAVLMGVVSKQKSVTLAGDTAQRLFMDSGFRDWRDVLDDLGLSSVNIEPLRIAYRSTREVLAFARDVLGPLADPTPPIAPRTGAPVEHHHFPSQGAAVAFLADAIRPLFAREPRATLAILARHPEQADAYYEALKMAEIPSLRRIRAYEFAFRPGVEVTEIRQVKGLEYDYVVLVDVNASTYPVDDESRHLLHIGATRAAHQLWVVSTGKPSPLVPPWLLEGGG; encoded by the coding sequence GTGACCGCCAAGCCGACCGCGCAGCCGCTCGCCAAAGGCGTCGAGCCGATCTCGAAAGACCCTGCCGCTTCGCCGGAGACCTCCGACGAGGGGCTCGAGGATGCCATCGTGCGCGAGGAGGAAGCGCTGCTCAAGCGCGTGCGCGAGCACCTCGCCACGGCCCGGCCCTCGCGCCCGCCTCCCACCGAGGACTACGAGGAGCAGCTCGTGTCGCTGCGCGATCAGATCGCGGCGAGCCGGCTCGAGGACGTGCCCGCGCTCGTGCAGCAGATGGAGCGCATCGCGGGCGTGGCGGCGCGTCGCGCGGAGGTGGTGAGCGAGCCCGTCGATCCGCGCTCGCCCTACTTCGGCCACCTGCGCCTGCGCGAGCGAGGCCGCCCCGATCGTGACGTGCTCATCGGCCGCACAACGCACGTCGACGCGCGCGCGGGCGTCCGCATCGTCGACTGGCGTCACGCGCCCGTGAGCCAGCTTTATTACCGCTACGAAGAGGGCGCCGAGTACGAGGAGACCTTCGGCGACCGCGAGGTCGAGGGCAAGGTCCTCGCCCGCCGCACGGTGACGATCGACGAGGGCGAGCTGTATCGAATCTCCAGCCCGCAGGGCACGTTCGTGCGGGGCGAGAAGGGCTATCGAAAGCTCGAGGCGCGCGCGACGGAGCTCTCGGGCGGCCAGGGCAAGGCCGTGCGCCCGGAGGACATGAAGGGCGCGCTCGGCACGGGCGCGGCGTTCGCGGCGAAGGAAGACCGGCACCTGCCCGAGATCGCCGCGCTGCTCGACCCGCGGCAGTTCGAGCTCATCTCGCGTCCCGACTCGGGCATCGTGGTCATCCAGGGCGGCGCGGGCAGCGGCAAGACGACCATCGGCGTGCACCGCATGGCCTTCCTCGCCTACAACGCCCGCCAGCGCTTCACGCCCGACAAGATGCTGGTCATCGTCGGAAGCCCCGCGCTGCGCGCGTACATCGGCGAGGTGCTGCCCGCGCTCGGCATCGGCGCCGTCACGGTCGAGACCTTCTCGGAGTGGGCGCGGGTCACGCGCCAGCGGACGTACCCGTGGCTCGAGGTGCCGGTCGAGGAGAACACCCCATCGGCCGTCACGCGTTACAAGACGCACCCGGCGCTCTTGCGCCTGCTCGAGCAGCGCGCGGTGGCCTATCGCGAGGATCCGAGCACGCGCAAGGACTCACGCGGCATCCTCTATTTCTGGGCCGACGTGCTCACGGACAAGGCGAGCGTCGAGGCGGCGTTTGCCCAGGCAAACGATCCGGAGTTCGGCCTCGACAAGGTCCGTCAGGCGTGGCGCTGGTGCGCCGAGCGCTGCCCGGCCGTGCTCGACCGCGATCCGGGCGATCGGACCGAGCGCAAGGCGGCGATGGCCGAGGAGCCGCCCGAGGAGGAGGCCGAGGAGAAGCGCCTCGGCGCCGACGACAGGCCGGTCGAGGAGGACGAGCGCGCGCTGCTCGATCCCGAGGACGACGCGCTGCTCCTGCGCGCCTACCAGCTCATCAAGGGCGAGCTCAAGAAGGGCAAGCAGCCGCTCGTCTACGAGCACCTCTTCGTCGACGAGGCGCAGGACCTCGCGCCGCTCGACCTCGCCGTCTTGATGGGCGTCGTCTCCAAGCAGAAGAGCGTGACGCTCGCGGGCGACACGGCGCAGCGCTTGTTCATGGACTCGGGCTTCCGCGACTGGCGCGACGTGCTCGACGACCTCGGGCTCTCGTCGGTGAACATCGAGCCGCTGCGCATCGCGTACCGCTCGACGCGGGAGGTGCTCGCGTTCGCGCGTGACGTGCTCGGTCCGCTCGCCGATCCGACGCCGCCGATCGCGCCGCGCACGGGCGCGCCGGTCGAGCACCACCATTTCCCGAGCCAGGGCGCGGCCGTCGCGTTCCTCGCGGACGCCATCCGGCCGCTCTTCGCGCGCGAGCCGCGGGCGACGCTGGCGATCCTGGCGCGGCACCCGGAGCAGGCGGACGCCTATTACGAGGCGCTCAAGATGGCGGAGATTCCGAGCTTGCGGCGCATCCGCGCCTACGAGTTCGCGTTCCGCCCCGGCGTCGAGGTGACCGAGATCCGGCAGGTGAAGGGGCTCGAGTACGACTACGTGGTGCTCGTGGACGTGAATGCCTCGACGTACCCGGTGGATGACGAGTCGCGGCACCTGTTGCACATCGGCGCGACGCGCGCGGCGCATCAGCTCTGGGTGGTCTCGACGGGCAAGCCCTCGCCGCTGGTTCCGCCGTGGCTGCTCGAAGGCGGCGGCTGA
- a CDS encoding 3-dehydroquinate synthase: MDRGVIAASREIILHIERYAAHHHAYLDLVAPPIVLDGGETLKDDGLLLSRLQSYFHALELDRRSVLLAVGGASLLDLAGFASATMRSAPRVIRLPTTTLAQAGPAVLPASSINAFGTKDFLGTQRPPFAVLCDRRFLDTQRPRDKVAGLTQAVRAALLWDAELFGWISAQSSRLARGERDAVAELVRRGASLYAARASTLGAEDEDEASEALAHGTWSADRLSMLADRRIRSGEALAIGIALDAVIASLSGLIAAKDRDAVVTTFERLGLRLWHDALGRADSEGRPLLLDGLSELCGGRAPRVPLLAGIGGGVVGHALRESVVREAIEWLSRRDAHRAHAWALA; the protein is encoded by the coding sequence GTGGATCGCGGAGTCATCGCCGCTTCGCGCGAGATCATCCTGCACATCGAGCGATATGCCGCGCACCACCATGCGTATTTGGATCTCGTTGCTCCTCCCATTGTTCTGGACGGAGGAGAAACGCTGAAAGACGACGGGCTCCTGCTCTCGCGCCTGCAATCTTATTTCCACGCCCTCGAGCTCGATCGCAGGTCGGTCCTCCTCGCGGTGGGCGGCGCGTCGCTGCTCGATCTCGCGGGCTTCGCCTCCGCCACGATGCGCAGCGCGCCCCGGGTGATCCGCCTGCCGACGACGACCCTCGCCCAGGCCGGGCCCGCGGTGCTGCCCGCCTCCAGCATCAATGCTTTCGGTACGAAAGACTTTCTCGGCACGCAGCGGCCGCCCTTTGCGGTCCTGTGCGACAGGCGATTTCTCGATACGCAGCGCCCGCGCGACAAGGTCGCGGGTCTGACGCAAGCCGTGCGCGCGGCGCTCCTCTGGGATGCCGAGCTGTTCGGGTGGATCTCTGCGCAGTCGAGCCGCCTCGCGCGCGGCGAGCGGGACGCGGTCGCCGAGCTCGTGCGCCGCGGGGCGAGCTTGTATGCCGCGCGCGCAAGCACGCTCGGCGCCGAGGACGAGGACGAGGCGAGCGAGGCGCTCGCGCACGGAACCTGGTCCGCCGATCGCCTTTCGATGCTCGCAGACCGCCGAATCCGCAGCGGCGAGGCGCTCGCCATCGGGATCGCGCTCGACGCGGTGATCGCCTCGCTCTCGGGCCTGATCGCGGCGAAGGATCGCGACGCGGTCGTGACGACGTTCGAGCGGCTCGGGCTGAGGCTATGGCACGACGCGCTCGGGCGCGCGGACTCCGAGGGCAGGCCGCTCCTGCTCGACGGCCTCTCCGAGCTGTGCGGCGGTCGGGCGCCCCGCGTCCCGCTGCTCGCCGGAATCGGCGGGGGGGTCGTCGGGCACGCGCTGCGCGAGAGCGTCGTGCGCGAGGCCATCGAGTGGCTCTCGAGGCGCGACGCCCACCGGGCCCACGCGTGGGCGCTGGCCTAG
- a CDS encoding anthranilate synthase component I family protein, giving the protein MTEILTRTFAADHTTPVRAYAALRAQSPGRSSFLLESVLPGERWGRYSILGYRARTENAYPANSMAMEMLAEDVSKLEDVEGLAARFSQALVGYVSYDVVHSMHGIKPWPTDAMVARLMRDATVVVFDNLTQTMTIAGRTKGAIERCAWEMTHGPELEPMAPPAADGEPLFLEVNVEDEAYGMRVMRAKEYIAAGDCFQVVLARTFRAPMRNADPFDVYRALRVLSPSPYLYFLDFAETPFAEGLQIAGASPETMVRVANGRMTLRPIAGTRRRGDSFEEDEGLAQELINDPKERAEHVMLVDLARNDAGRVCTAGSVELTENMVVERYSHVMHIVSEVSGELRPDVTVVDAVRSAFPAGTLSGAPKVRATQIIRELESAPRGVYGGAIGYFAPDKTVDLAIAIRTVVARRGEFEVTAGAGIVEGSVPEAEAQETRSKARAALAAIRFAQDAADRREAREEAKRAKAEAEERAKAEAERAAAEKAEAENAASSTSEGGEGQEGSS; this is encoded by the coding sequence GTGACCGAGATCCTGACCCGAACCTTCGCTGCGGATCACACGACGCCCGTGCGCGCTTACGCCGCGCTGCGAGCCCAATCGCCGGGGCGCTCGTCCTTCCTGCTCGAGTCGGTCCTGCCCGGTGAGCGCTGGGGCCGCTACTCGATCCTCGGCTACCGCGCCCGCACCGAGAACGCCTACCCGGCGAACTCGATGGCCATGGAGATGCTCGCCGAGGACGTCTCCAAGCTCGAGGACGTCGAGGGGCTCGCCGCCCGCTTCTCCCAGGCCCTCGTCGGCTACGTGTCCTACGACGTCGTGCACTCGATGCACGGGATCAAGCCCTGGCCCACCGACGCGATGGTCGCGCGGCTGATGCGCGACGCCACGGTGGTCGTGTTCGACAACCTCACGCAGACGATGACCATCGCAGGTCGCACGAAGGGCGCGATCGAGCGCTGTGCGTGGGAGATGACGCACGGGCCCGAGCTCGAGCCGATGGCGCCCCCCGCCGCCGACGGCGAGCCGCTCTTCCTCGAGGTCAACGTCGAGGACGAGGCCTACGGGATGAGGGTCATGCGGGCGAAGGAGTACATCGCCGCGGGCGACTGCTTCCAGGTGGTCCTCGCGCGCACGTTCCGCGCCCCGATGCGCAACGCCGATCCCTTCGACGTCTACCGCGCGCTGCGGGTGCTGTCGCCCTCGCCTTACCTGTACTTCCTCGACTTCGCCGAGACGCCCTTCGCCGAGGGCCTGCAGATCGCGGGGGCGTCGCCCGAGACGATGGTGCGCGTCGCGAACGGGCGCATGACGCTCCGGCCCATCGCGGGGACGCGGCGGCGCGGCGACTCGTTCGAGGAGGACGAGGGGCTCGCGCAGGAGCTCATCAACGACCCGAAGGAGCGGGCCGAGCACGTGATGCTCGTGGATCTCGCGCGCAACGACGCGGGGCGCGTGTGCACGGCGGGGAGCGTCGAGCTGACGGAGAACATGGTGGTCGAGCGCTACTCGCACGTGATGCACATCGTGAGCGAGGTGAGCGGCGAGCTGCGCCCGGACGTGACCGTGGTCGACGCCGTGCGATCCGCGTTCCCCGCGGGCACGCTCTCGGGCGCGCCGAAGGTGCGGGCGACGCAGATCATCCGCGAGCTCGAGTCGGCGCCGCGCGGCGTCTACGGCGGAGCGATCGGCTACTTTGCCCCCGACAAGACCGTCGATCTCGCGATCGCGATCCGCACCGTGGTCGCGCGGCGCGGCGAGTTCGAGGTGACCGCGGGCGCGGGCATCGTCGAGGGGAGCGTGCCCGAGGCCGAGGCGCAGGAGACGCGCAGCAAGGCACGGGCGGCGCTGGCCGCGATCCGGTTCGCGCAGGACGCGGCCGATCGACGTGAGGCGCGGGAGGAGGCGAAGCGCGCCAAGGCCGAGGCCGAAGAGCGCGCCAAAGCCGAGGCGGAGAGGGCCGCAGCCGAGAAGGCCGAGGCCGAGAACGCCGCCTCCTCGACGAGCGAAGGCGGCGAAGGACAAGAGGGCAGCAGCTAG
- a CDS encoding S66 peptidase family protein — protein MLRPNATIAVVAPAGIPKLDGVAAGVELVRSWGYDVVLAPHLGDRHFYNAGTAGTRTADLTWALTTPGIDAVWLARGGYGCVHCLAALPCEGLDGRPVLGCSDATSLFSALWKSRGGHLVHGPMLETIATGVDDATRDRMRALLAGEAVEVIEGERLCGPNVEVSGPVIGGNLCVLASIAGTPWAMSARGAIVVLEDIGEAAYRLDRMVTQLRWSGALDGALGIALGDFFQCKTPEGATYTVEDVLQHVLAPLGVPVVGRMKIGHDKRNLAWRYGARGTLRADGLVQEG, from the coding sequence GTGTTGAGACCGAACGCGACCATCGCGGTGGTTGCCCCGGCGGGCATCCCCAAGCTCGACGGCGTGGCGGCAGGCGTAGAGCTCGTCCGGAGCTGGGGATACGACGTGGTGCTGGCCCCGCACCTCGGCGATCGTCACTTCTACAACGCGGGGACGGCCGGGACGCGCACCGCAGATCTCACGTGGGCGCTCACGACGCCTGGCATCGACGCGGTGTGGCTCGCGCGCGGAGGTTACGGCTGCGTGCATTGCCTGGCGGCCTTGCCGTGCGAGGGCCTCGACGGCCGCCCGGTGCTCGGGTGCTCGGATGCGACGTCGCTCTTCTCGGCGCTGTGGAAGAGCCGCGGCGGCCACCTCGTGCACGGGCCGATGCTCGAGACGATCGCGACGGGCGTGGACGACGCGACGCGGGATCGCATGCGCGCGCTGCTCGCGGGAGAGGCCGTCGAGGTCATCGAGGGCGAGCGTCTGTGCGGGCCGAACGTCGAGGTGAGCGGCCCTGTGATCGGCGGGAACCTGTGCGTGCTGGCGAGCATTGCGGGCACGCCCTGGGCGATGTCGGCGCGCGGGGCGATCGTGGTGCTCGAGGACATCGGCGAGGCGGCGTATCGGCTCGATCGAATGGTGACGCAGCTGCGATGGAGCGGCGCGCTCGACGGCGCGCTGGGGATCGCGCTCGGCGATTTCTTCCAGTGCAAGACGCCGGAGGGGGCCACGTACACGGTCGAGGACGTGCTCCAGCACGTGCTCGCGCCGCTCGGGGTGCCGGTGGTGGGACGAATGAAGATAGGCCACGACAAACGGAACCTGGCGTGGCGATACGGGGCGCGCGGGACCTTGCGCGCGGATGGGCTCGTGCAGGAGGGCTGA
- a CDS encoding response regulator, whose translation MAIELPAVRILIVDDDRAICDYMQTLLERDGYQVKTVVDPSTVEEEVRVGGYHLIILDLMMPKLDGIEVLKRIRKVDSDIAVVIFTGFPNLESAVASMKLDAVDYIKKPFNVDEFREVLARVMRKKGLARTPEEQLHRVIGDTIRNLRKDKDLTLKQMARRTGLSVSLLSQIERAESSASISSLYKIAVALESRIQDLFGQY comes from the coding sequence GTGGCAATAGAGCTTCCGGCAGTTCGCATCCTGATCGTGGACGATGACCGCGCCATCTGCGACTACATGCAGACGCTCCTGGAGCGGGATGGCTACCAGGTCAAGACGGTGGTCGACCCGTCGACCGTCGAGGAAGAGGTCCGCGTCGGCGGATATCACCTCATCATCCTCGACCTCATGATGCCCAAGCTCGACGGCATCGAGGTCCTGAAGCGGATCCGCAAGGTCGACAGCGACATCGCCGTCGTCATCTTCACGGGCTTCCCCAACCTGGAGAGCGCCGTGGCGTCGATGAAGCTCGACGCGGTCGACTACATCAAGAAGCCCTTCAACGTCGACGAGTTCCGCGAGGTCCTCGCCCGCGTGATGCGCAAGAAGGGCCTCGCCCGCACGCCGGAGGAGCAGCTCCACCGCGTCATCGGCGACACGATCCGCAACCTGCGCAAGGACAAGGACCTCACGCTCAAGCAGATGGCCCGGCGCACCGGCCTCAGCGTCTCGCTCCTGTCGCAGATCGAGCGCGCCGAGTCGTCCGCGTCCATCTCGTCGCTGTACAAGATTGCGGTGGCCCTCGAGTCCCGCATTCAAGATCTCTTCGGCCAGTACTGA
- a CDS encoding Ig-like domain-containing protein → MADRDGCGGLAWKLTSSPSDNANEVVAGADGIARFTPHVSGKYTFALDGEEGTTETLQAISAEGLPFHNLNYFAGQSVAVVNGELWVANVHAPTLSRLDPTTLKARGSIDVGAWPVAVAWQKGMTHAVVAQRGGDTLGLVDIESGRIVDAIWVGDEPSNVVVSPDGKTAYATLSTENAVAIVDLDQRAVKGRVPTGTDPRAMALTQDGATLYVASYRSGQTDRYPYGTDPVEEERDITAIDTQAASVKTHFLDVGGMIQGLLLSEDEKRLFVSTTRNDVRVLMTDPAKESFKHMVLALDAGTGKELAAADLTRQPSSKGFAVTLHGLALAGGKLWVAAESSDLALALDPTTLEETARVEAKGRPRAILSAEGALFVHGAQEMTVTRVADGGMNVTTGETGTDPRPELVARGQRTFTGAGQNHGLNFACNTCHADGLSDTLVWKAGPTEKREASRPQFWLEGTGAIGWNGYVSSVRNFALAGNGTVGVKPTTDQFQGMAAYLSSLMPPPAANGKTLRDGALSEAALRGKTLYETKATCTGCHAMPLGTNRQLLAEGITPGDTDVPSLVGAYRHGVWLKHGDARDLRTAVTMVLDYLGNTSLSAGEIDDLTRYLEELTARDFFLLASEPEAKATAHVDQPIRLTFSYPIFEDAQNIGRIRLVDAQGATVAAKVTAEGRHVTVTPESALAPDSAYTVVIPREFESLGEQRMGGETRLGFQTAKPAALTLDGAYDWIVDMPVFNPGGGGFDPSMTVPVSMSMTATKTASGAKFVVDYAPDLAFDAMALVEGKDARLAPTPVPVGNNFADSRGITAVLTDDDGDGVADRAEGTMTVTGPGILLENLTFRLERPKSPDACEEGASGAVAVTLTPGPNGLPVMDWGDAAAISVYVTSPSAKLPLGPGQTVTEGETYWAIQYEDFASGFLGPVTYSVLPSGAVDITEANGGTAGGVPLVADTCYKFSVVTKSFQMGHYVVRWKQ, encoded by the coding sequence GTGGCCGACCGGGATGGCTGCGGTGGGCTTGCGTGGAAGCTCACCTCGAGCCCCAGCGACAACGCGAACGAGGTGGTGGCGGGCGCCGACGGGATCGCGCGTTTCACGCCCCATGTATCCGGGAAGTACACGTTTGCCCTCGACGGCGAGGAGGGCACGACGGAGACGCTCCAGGCCATTTCGGCGGAGGGGCTGCCGTTCCACAACCTCAATTACTTCGCCGGGCAATCCGTCGCGGTCGTGAACGGCGAGCTCTGGGTCGCGAACGTGCACGCCCCGACCCTCTCGCGCCTCGACCCGACCACGCTGAAGGCGCGCGGGAGCATCGACGTCGGCGCGTGGCCCGTGGCCGTCGCATGGCAAAAGGGCATGACCCACGCCGTGGTCGCCCAGCGCGGCGGCGACACGCTCGGGCTCGTCGACATCGAGAGCGGCCGCATCGTGGACGCGATCTGGGTCGGCGACGAGCCGTCGAACGTGGTCGTCTCGCCCGACGGCAAAACGGCGTACGCGACGCTCTCGACCGAGAACGCCGTCGCGATCGTGGACCTCGACCAGCGCGCCGTCAAAGGCCGCGTCCCCACGGGCACCGACCCGCGCGCGATGGCGCTGACGCAGGACGGGGCCACCCTCTACGTCGCGAGTTATCGGTCCGGACAAACCGATCGGTATCCCTATGGAACCGACCCGGTCGAGGAGGAGCGCGACATCACGGCGATCGACACCCAGGCGGCCTCCGTGAAGACGCATTTCCTCGATGTCGGCGGGATGATTCAGGGGCTTTTGCTCTCGGAAGACGAGAAGCGGCTCTTCGTGTCGACGACCCGTAACGACGTGCGGGTGCTCATGACGGATCCTGCGAAGGAGAGCTTCAAGCACATGGTGCTCGCGCTCGACGCGGGGACCGGAAAGGAGCTCGCTGCGGCAGACCTCACGCGGCAGCCGTCCTCGAAGGGATTCGCCGTCACCCTGCACGGGCTCGCGCTCGCGGGCGGCAAGCTATGGGTCGCGGCGGAGAGCTCGGACCTCGCGCTCGCGCTCGACCCGACGACGCTCGAGGAGACGGCGCGCGTCGAGGCGAAGGGGCGACCGCGGGCCATCCTCTCGGCCGAGGGGGCGCTCTTCGTGCACGGCGCGCAGGAAATGACGGTGACGCGCGTCGCGGACGGGGGCATGAACGTGACGACGGGCGAGACGGGGACCGACCCGCGGCCCGAGCTGGTGGCGCGCGGGCAGCGGACATTCACGGGCGCGGGGCAGAACCACGGGCTGAACTTCGCGTGCAATACCTGCCACGCCGATGGTTTGTCGGACACGCTCGTCTGGAAGGCGGGCCCGACCGAGAAGCGGGAGGCGTCGCGCCCGCAGTTCTGGCTGGAGGGGACGGGCGCCATCGGCTGGAATGGCTACGTGAGCAGCGTGCGCAACTTCGCGCTCGCCGGCAATGGCACCGTCGGGGTGAAGCCGACCACGGACCAGTTCCAGGGAATGGCGGCGTACCTGTCCTCCTTGATGCCGCCGCCCGCGGCGAACGGCAAGACGCTGCGCGACGGCGCGCTCTCCGAGGCGGCGCTCCGGGGCAAGACGCTCTACGAGACGAAAGCCACGTGCACGGGCTGCCACGCAATGCCCCTGGGGACGAACCGACAGCTCCTCGCAGAGGGAATCACGCCGGGGGATACGGACGTGCCCTCGCTCGTCGGCGCATACCGGCATGGCGTCTGGCTCAAGCACGGCGACGCGCGCGACCTGCGGACGGCGGTGACGATGGTGCTCGATTATCTGGGCAACACGTCGCTGTCCGCGGGCGAGATCGACGACCTCACCCGCTATCTCGAGGAGCTCACCGCCCGCGATTTCTTCCTCCTCGCGAGCGAGCCCGAGGCAAAGGCCACGGCGCACGTGGATCAGCCGATCCGGCTGACCTTCTCGTATCCGATCTTCGAGGATGCGCAGAACATCGGCCGGATTCGACTGGTCGACGCGCAGGGAGCGACGGTCGCCGCGAAGGTCACGGCCGAGGGGCGGCACGTGACGGTGACGCCGGAGTCTGCGCTCGCGCCCGATAGCGCGTACACGGTGGTGATACCCCGCGAATTCGAGTCGCTGGGGGAGCAGCGGATGGGCGGCGAGACGCGGCTCGGGTTCCAGACGGCCAAACCTGCGGCGCTCACGCTCGACGGGGCCTACGACTGGATCGTGGACATGCCCGTCTTCAACCCCGGTGGCGGCGGCTTCGATCCCAGCATGACGGTCCCCGTTTCGATGAGCATGACGGCCACGAAGACCGCGTCGGGCGCGAAGTTCGTGGTCGATTACGCGCCCGACCTCGCCTTCGACGCCATGGCGCTCGTCGAGGGGAAGGACGCGCGCCTCGCGCCGACCCCGGTGCCGGTGGGGAACAACTTCGCCGATTCACGCGGGATCACCGCGGTGCTCACGGACGACGACGGCGATGGCGTGGCCGACCGCGCCGAAGGAACGATGACGGTGACGGGACCGGGGATCCTGCTCGAAAACCTCACATTCCGGCTCGAGCGCCCCAAGAGCCCCGACGCGTGCGAGGAGGGCGCCTCGGGCGCGGTGGCCGTGACATTGACCCCGGGCCCGAACGGGCTACCCGTGATGGACTGGGGCGATGCCGCGGCGATCAGCGTGTACGTCACGTCGCCCTCCGCGAAGCTGCCGCTCGGGCCCGGACAGACCGTGACGGAAGGCGAGACCTACTGGGCCATCCAGTACGAGGACTTCGCGAGCGGCTTCCTCGGCCCGGTCACCTACAGCGTCCTGCCGAGCGGGGCCGTCGACATCACGGAGGCCAATGGCGGCACCGCCGGCGGTGTGCCGCTGGTCGCGGATACTTGTTACAAGTTCAGCGTGGTCACCAAATCGTTCCAGATGGGCCACTACGTGGTGCGCTGGAAGCAATAA
- a CDS encoding SulP family inorganic anion transporter — MSEAKTNSAHAAPVNLSPLANVKYDLPAGLVVFLVALPLCLGIALASNAPLFAGIIAGIIGGIVIPMVSGSPLSVSGPAAGLTAIVLVGIEKLGGFQPFLLAVVIGGLLQMVLGIARLGTVAYFIPSSVIKGMLAAIGLILILKQFPHAIGYDVEREGSEAFRVTEVSDSENTFTLFLHALGRLERGALVISAVSMAIMITWEKVERLRKLTWLPSALVVVVVGTVMNLLFRNTGAPIALAQTHLVTLPPMEGMSGFFAQFTTPAFAAITNPQVYVVGLTIGIVASLETLLCIEAVDKLDPFKRGSPMDRELLAQGIGNTASGLLGGLPVTSVIVRSSANINAGARTKGAAVFHGLFLLLAVLFISRFLNLIPLACLATILLMTGYKLAKPELFKKMYKLGWDQFIPFIFTVSAILLTDLLRGILAGIVVGIVFVLRSNMRAAFTVTREGKKRVITFNKDVSFLNKATLIGVLKRMPDGSSVTIDGTAAEFIDHDIIEVIEDFQLSAKLRRIDVEMRGLKSLQKDAEAPASAHAAPVARGSGAARA, encoded by the coding sequence ATGTCCGAAGCGAAGACCAACAGTGCGCACGCAGCGCCCGTCAACTTGAGCCCTCTTGCAAACGTCAAGTACGACCTGCCTGCGGGGCTCGTCGTGTTCCTCGTGGCGCTGCCGCTTTGCCTCGGCATCGCGCTCGCGTCGAACGCGCCGCTGTTCGCGGGCATCATCGCGGGCATCATCGGCGGCATCGTGATCCCGATGGTGAGCGGCTCGCCGCTCAGCGTCTCGGGGCCGGCCGCGGGCCTGACGGCGATCGTGCTGGTGGGCATCGAGAAGCTCGGAGGCTTCCAGCCCTTCCTGCTCGCCGTGGTGATCGGCGGCCTCTTGCAGATGGTCCTCGGCATCGCGCGGCTCGGCACCGTCGCGTATTTCATCCCCTCCTCGGTCATCAAGGGGATGCTCGCCGCCATCGGCTTGATCCTGATCCTCAAGCAGTTCCCGCACGCCATCGGCTACGACGTCGAGCGCGAGGGCTCGGAGGCGTTCCGGGTGACCGAGGTCTCCGACTCGGAGAACACCTTCACGCTGTTCTTGCACGCGCTCGGGCGGCTCGAGCGGGGCGCGCTCGTGATCAGCGCGGTCTCGATGGCGATCATGATCACGTGGGAGAAGGTCGAGCGGCTTCGAAAGCTCACCTGGCTCCCGAGCGCGCTCGTCGTCGTCGTGGTCGGGACGGTGATGAACCTGCTCTTCCGCAATACGGGCGCGCCGATCGCGCTCGCCCAGACGCACCTCGTCACGCTGCCTCCGATGGAGGGCATGAGCGGCTTCTTCGCCCAGTTCACGACCCCTGCGTTCGCGGCGATCACGAACCCGCAGGTCTACGTGGTGGGCTTGACCATCGGTATCGTCGCGAGCCTCGAGACGCTGCTCTGCATCGAGGCCGTCGACAAGCTCGACCCGTTCAAGCGCGGCTCACCCATGGACCGGGAGCTTCTGGCCCAGGGCATCGGCAACACGGCGAGCGGACTTCTCGGTGGTTTGCCCGTGACCAGCGTCATCGTGCGCAGCAGCGCGAACATCAACGCCGGCGCTCGCACCAAGGGTGCGGCCGTCTTCCACGGCCTCTTCCTGCTGCTCGCGGTGCTCTTCATCTCGCGCTTTTTGAACCTGATCCCGCTCGCGTGCCTGGCGACGATCCTGCTCATGACCGGCTACAAGCTGGCCAAGCCCGAGCTGTTCAAGAAGATGTACAAGCTCGGCTGGGATCAGTTCATCCCGTTCATCTTCACCGTCTCCGCCATCCTCCTCACCGACCTTCTGCGCGGCATCCTCGCGGGCATCGTGGTCGGCATCGTGTTCGTGCTCCGCAGCAACATGCGGGCGGCGTTCACGGTCACCCGGGAGGGCAAGAAGCGCGTCATCACGTTCAACAAAGACGTCTCGTTCCTCAACAAGGCGACGCTCATCGGCGTGCTCAAGCGCATGCCGGACGGCTCCTCGGTCACCATCGACGGCACCGCGGCCGAGTTCATCGACCACGACATCATCGAGGTGATCGAGGACTTCCAGCTCTCGGCCAAGCTCCGCAGGATCGACGTGGAGATGCGCGGGCTGAAGAGCTTGCAAAAGGACGCGGAGGCGCCGGCCAGCGCGCATGCCGCCCCCGTCGCGCGTGGCTCGGGCGCCGCGCGAGCCTGA